GCGTTGCAGCAGCGCCGCCAGCGTGCTCGACAGCGCATACATGGCGCCACACAGGTCCGCCAGCGGAATGCCCGCGCCATGGTCGGGATGGACCGCATCGCTGCCCGAGAGCGCGAGTACGCCTGCGGCAGCCAGATAGTTGATGTCGTGGCCCGGCATCTGCGCCAGGGGCCCGTGTTGACCATAGCCGCTGAGAGAAACATAGACGATGCGTGAATTCAGCGCGGCCAGCGCCTCATAGCTGAAGCCCAGCCGCTTCATGACACCGGGGCGGAAGCCTTCGACCACCACGTCGGCGTCGGGCACTTGCTGGCGAAGCGCCTCGGCTTGTTGCGGATTCTTGAGGTCCACCATGAGGCTGTGCTTGCCCCGGTTGACCGAGGCGAACAGGCCCGGTGCGATTTTGCGGGCATTGTCGCCGTGTGGCGGGCGCTCGATCTTGATCACGTGGGCGCCCAGTTCGACCAGGTTTTGCGTGAAGAAGGGACCAGGCAGCAGCTCGGAAAAATCAAGCACGCGAAGGCCGTGCAAGGGCAGTGAGGAAGAAGTGGACATGGGCGGTCAGCCGTCAGACAAGGAAGAGGGAGGCTCGGCAGTGCCGAAAGTCATCGCGCCGACTTTGCGCAGAGCCTGCAGATAGCGGTCATGGTTCTTGGCCAGGCGATCGGGTGGCCCCGCCAGGCTGATGGCCAGGGGCTCCTTGCCCAGCATGCCGGAGATGGCTAGCGCATCCATGCCCTCGCCGCCTTCGCTGTGGGTCTGATACCAGCCGCGCAGACGGCTTTCGGCGACTTCCGCCGCAATGGCGTAGGGATCGGTGACGGTGCTGTCGGTGATCTTGCGCAGCGGCTTGAGGCGCAACTGTCGCGCGATTTCCTCAGGAGTCTGCGTGCCCAGCAGGGCTTTGCCCATGGCTGAGGTATGGAGTGCGATGCGCTCGCCCACATTGAGCACGTAGCGCAGCGGGTGCTTGCCTTGCTGGACGGCGACCGCGCGCACGGTGCCGTTGTCGAGCCGGCCGACGAAGGATGTCTCGCCCGTGGCCTCGGCCAACAAGTCTGCCGCCTCCGTGCCGGCACGCAGCAGCGGGTCGTTGTGCGCGATCTCGAGCGCGATCTGGTGCAAGCGCCCGGTGGGATAGAAGCGCCGCGTCCGCGCGGTCCGCATGAGGTAGCCCTCCTCGTGCAGCGTGTGCAGCAAGTCCGAGCAACTGCTCTCGGGCAGGTTGAGCAGGCGGGCGATCTCGGAGTTGGAAAGGTCGCGCTTTTCCATCGCGAACATGTCGAAGACGGCCATGGTGCGGGCCGATGCAGGTACGAAATTTGGCATGGTGCACGCAATTTTCCTACGAAATTCCGTAGTTCGCACCGATTCTTTGAAATTCTAGTTGTGTGCTCTTGGCTATGCAGAGGTGGCTTATCGATAGGGCTACAGGAAGGCTTGAGGGTCTTTCCCCCTCTGGGAAGGCATGCCTGACTAGAGAGTGGTTAGTGTTGCATCGGATTTTTAAGGGAAAACCCCTATTATTTCGATAAATCCAAAAAATACAATAGGTCGCAGTTGATTACGGTATTTCGTAGAAAGGTGAGAAGATGAACTTGGGAATCAGAGGTCGTGTCGCGGTGGTTACGGGCGGTGCCCGGGGCATCGGTGCCGAAACGGCGCGCGCCCTGGCGGCCGAAGGAGTGAAGCTGGTGGTGTCCGACATCGACCTCGTGGCGGCCGAGGCGGTTGCGGGCGAAATCCGGGCCCAAGGCGGTCAGGCCATCGGTGTGCGCTGCAACGTGACCGACAAGGCCGAGGTGCGCGATATGGCGGCTGCGGGCGTCGAGGCGTTCGGCGCCGTGGACATCCTGGTCAACAACGCAGGCTTCAACAAGGACCGCTATCTCACCAAGATGGCCGAGACCGAGTGGGATTCGGTGGTGGACGTGGTGCTTAAGGGCGCGTTTCATTGCAGCCGCGCCGTGCTGCCCGGGATGATGGAGCGCCAGTGGGGGCGCATCGTCAACATCTCCTCGCGCTCGGTCTTCGGCAACCCCGGCCAGACCAACTACAGCGCGGCCAAGATGGGCTTGATCGGCTTCACACGCGCCTTGTCGCTGGAGCAGGCCAAGTTCGGCATCACCGTCAATGCGGTGGCTCCAGGCTTCGTCGAAACCGAACTGATGCAGGCCAACCCCGGCTACCCCAAGCTGCGCGAGCTTGCGCTGGCCAAGAACCCCGTGGGCTTCCTGGGCGCCCCCGACGACATTGCCTCCGCCGTGACCTTCATGGCCTCGGAACGGGCGCGCTACATCACCGGCGTGACGCTGTACGTGACAGGCGGGCGCTTTTCTTCTTGATGACCGTGAGCAACCAACACGATGAACTTCGACTTCACTTCCGACCAGATTGCGCTGCGTGACAGCGTCCGCCGCTACCTGCGCAACGTGGTGAGCCCGCGTATCGCCGAGTGCGAAAAGGAAAAACACATTCCGCTGGATCTGCTCGCGGGCCTGAGCGAGTTTGGCTACATCGGCGGCATGCTGCCCGAGGATGCCGGTGGCCTGGGCTTGGACTTCGTGACGTGGGCCATGCTGATCGAGGAGGCGGGTTACTGCTGGGGCGCGTTGCGCACCATCGTCAACACCACCAACATCTTCATGCGCCTGGTCAACGGGCTGGGAACGCCTGAGCAGAAGACGCATTTCCTTGAGCCGGTGCTCGCGTCGAAAAAAGCGACCGCCGTGGCTTTCAGCGAGCCCAACCATGGCTCGAACCCCGCGGGCATCGAGGCCCGTGCCGAGAACAAGGGAGACCACTACCTCCTGAGCGGCACCAAGCTGTGGATCACCAATGGCAAGGCGGCTGATTTCCTGATCGTGATGGCCCGGCTGCAGGCAGCTGAGGGAGAGGGCGGCCTGTCGCTGTTCCTGATCGACAAGGCGCAGACGCCGGTCGAGGCGCGCCTGGTTGACAAGATGGTGCTCAAGGCTTCGGGCACATCCGAACTGTTCCTGGACGGCATCAAGCTGCCCAAGTCCGCATTGCTGGGCACCCCAGGCTCAGCGCTCAAGAATGTTGCCATCGGCCTGAACTACGGGCGCCTGAACATCGCCATGGGTGCGGTGGGTGCGGCGCAGGCTGCGCTCGACCTGTCGGTGGAATACGCCAAGACCCGTAAGCAGTTCGGCAAGCCCATCGGGCAGTTCCAACTGGTGCAAAAGCACATCGTGGACATGCTGGTGCGTACCGAAGCAGCGCGCGCCCTGGGCTACAAGGCGGCGATGTCGATGGAAAACGGCCTTCCCTCGCGCATTGAGTGCTCGCTGGCCAAGCTCTATGCCGCAGAGGCTGCGCACGAAGTGGCCAAGATGGCCATCGCAGTGCATGGCGGCATCGGCTATTCGACCGAATACCCGCTGGAGCGCATCTTCCGCGATACCGCTGGGGGAGTGATTCCCGAAGGTACAGCGGAGATCCAGACGCTGATCGTCGGGCGCGAAGTGCTGGGCATGTCGGCGATTGCCTGAGGGAAGACGCATGGACACGAGCACCCTTCCAGCGCCCCAAGCCATTGCCTCGTTGCGCTACCACTGGGAAGACCTGGAGCCGGGCCTGAGCTTCGAGACATCAAGCCGCACCGTCACCGAGGCGGACGTGGTGGGCTTCGCCGCGCTAAGCGCTGACTACAACCGCCTGCACGTCGATACACAGTACGCCGCTCAGTCGCCCTGGGGCACGCGCATCGCGCACGGCATGTTGGTGGCCTCGATTCTCTCGGGCTTGAACACGCGCACCGTCATCAATCAACTGCTGGAGCCGTCGCTCATCGGCCTGCTGGAGATGACGTACCGCTTTCCCAAGCCGACGCTGATCGGCGACACCCTGCATGGCCGCATCGAAGTTGCGAGTTGCAAGCCAACGTCCAACCCCGCGCGCGGCATCGTCGTCTTCCGTCGGCAGGCATTCAACCAGCATGGCGAAGCCGTCTGCGAGTGCGATGCAACCATGATGGTTGCGCGCCGGGTTACCTGAGTTTTCTTCAACAAGAGGCTGAACATGATCCGTACCGAAATCGGCTACACCACCATTGACAAGATCACCGTGCGCGAAAAAGACCTGGCCAAGGAACTGCTGGGCCAGGTGGACTTCGTAGACATGATGATGCTGGCCATCCTGGGCCGCATGCCCGACGAGCGTGAGAAGAAGATGATCAATCTCATCCTCGTGACCGCGTGCGACCACGGCCTGACGCCCAGCGCGATGAGCGCGCGCCTGACCTACCTCGGCGCACCCGAGGCCATGCAGGCCGCCGTGGCCGCCGGACTGCTCGGCGCGGGCAGCGTCTTCCTGGGCACGACGCAGAATGCGGCCGAACTGCTCATCAACGCGGCACGCGACCTGAAGGACGAAGACGGCGATGATGCATTTGTCGCCTGCGCGCGCGAAACCATCCGCCACGCACGCGAGAAAAAGCAGCCCATCTACGGCGTGGGGCATCCCATCCACATCCACGGTGACCCGCGCATTCCGACCCTGGCCGCTGTCTCGCGCGACAACGGCTGCTTTGGCAAGCACTGGCGCCTGATGTACGCCATCGAGCGCGTGTTCCGCGACGAGATGAGCAAGAACTTGCCGATGAATGCGGTCGGCGCCATCGGCTCGATCATCGGCGACATGGGGCTGGACCCCCTGCTGGCACGCGGCTTCATGCTTGTTGGCCGCGCGGCGGGCCTGATCGGCCACCTCTACGAAGAGCGCCAAAACCCCATCGGACAGCAACTGTGGGATCTCGTCCTGGAGCAGGACCCGCGCAATGAAATCCCGGGCAAGCGCCGCGGCGCTGAGTGAGGTGTGCCATGAAGGACGAAACGCAAGGCATGATGTTCCAGAACTTGGATTTGCTGATGGAGCCGCGCTCGGTGGTCGTGGTCGGAGCTTCCGACCGGCCGGCAAGCCTGGGCCAGCGCGCGCTGACCAACCTTATCGAGCACTCGAAATTCCAGGGTGAGTTGTTCCTGGTCAACGCCACCAAGGACGAGGTCATGGGCCGGCGCAGCTACCGCCGTGTCGAAGACCTTCCCTATGCGCCCGATCTCGCTGTGGTCGCCGTACCTGCCAATGTCGCCAACGATGTCCTCGAAGCCTGCGGCAAAAAGGGCATCCGTTTTGCCGTGGTGCTGACCTCGGGCTTCGGCGAGGCGGGCGAAGAGGGCAAGCGCCTGGAAGCACGCATGCGTCAGATTCCCGGTGAAACGGGAATCCGCATCTACGGGCCGAATTGCCCCGGTCTGACAAACACCAACAAGGGCTTGGGTTTCACCTTTTCCCCGTCCTTCGAGCATGACCGCATGACCGGGCCGATCGGCCTGGTGACGCAAGGCGGCGGATTGGGGCGCACCTTCCTGCAGGCATGTGATCGCGGCGTGGGCATCGGGCTGTGGTGCTCCAGCGGCAATGAGGCGGATCTCACCGTGAGCGACTACATCCACCACATGGTCTCGATGCCCGAGATCAGGGTCATCGTCACCCTGCTCGAAGGCATCAACGACCCGCCGCGTTTCGCGCAAGCGGCGCTGAAGGCTGCCGCGCACGGCAAGCCCATTGTGGCGCTCAAGGTCGGCAAATCGGAATACGGAATCAAGGCCACGCAATCGCACACGGCGGCGCTATCGGGCACCGCCGAGATCAACAGCACAGCCTTCAGGCAATTGGGCATCATCGAAGTCGATGACATCGACGAATTGATCGACACCGCCGCTTTGCTGGCGCGCGGCGTGCCAAAGAAGGATGCGCGCGTGGCGGTCTATTCCTTTTCGGGCGGCACAGTGGCGCTAGCGGCCGACATGCTCGGCCTGGCGGGTCTCGCACTGGCCGAGTTCGATCCGGCCACGGGCGCGAAGCTGCGCGAGTTACTGCCGTCGTATGCGGCCTTTGACAATCCGGTAGACACCACGGCCGAGATACTGGTCAACCCCGAGATCAGCTTTGGTTCTTTGCTCGCCGTGGCACGCGATCCCAATGTGGATGTGGTGCTGTACCCGATCCCGATGGAGTACGGCGCGACCACGCGTGCAGCCGCCGAGAACATGGTCAAGGTGCAGGCCCAAGTCGATACACCGATCATGCCAGTTTGGCTCAGCGACCGGCTAGGCGAGGGCTTCCAGATCATGGTTGCGGGCGGCTTGGTGCCCGTGCGTAGCCTAGGCAAAGCCATCAAAGCGCTGCAGTGCTGGAACAACTTCAGTAAACGTCAGCGTGGCTTCGATGCGGACTGGCTTCCCGCTATCTGCACCGAGAAGCATCACGCGGAGCAAGGCGTGCGCAAGGTCTACGGGGAATCCGAAGGCAAGGCGCTGCTCGCGGGTGCAGGCGTGCGTGTGCCCTTTGGGCGCGTGGCGCGCAATGCGCAGCAAGCGGTGGTAATCGCAGCTGAAATCGGTGGCGCTGTGGTCGCCAAGATCGCCAGTGCCGACATCCTGCACAAGTCCGACATTGGTGGGGTGATGGTTGGCTTGCGGACCGAAGCAGAAGTGCGTGCGGCCTGGGACTCGATCATGGCCAGCGCGCAAAAGGCTTG
This genomic interval from Burkholderiaceae bacterium contains the following:
- a CDS encoding Alpha-methylacyl-CoA racemase; amino-acid sequence: MSTSSSLPLHGLRVLDFSELLPGPFFTQNLVELGAHVIKIERPPHGDNARKIAPGLFASVNRGKHSLMVDLKNPQQAEALRQQVPDADVVVEGFRPGVMKRLGFSYEALAALNSRIVYVSLSGYGQHGPLAQMPGHDINYLAAAGVLALSGSDAVHPDHGAGIPLADLCGAMYALSSTLAALLQRQRTGQGQYLDVSLTDCAAHWMNPRLGHFHEAGLSSVREQREDILAKPAYGVFETADGVLISLGALEDHFWARLVEVLGLEDLRGPDYASHAARTRRAAQINAAIAQRITTQESTVLLARLHGADVPVAPVVPPSALASSQHCQQRGLFGNGYEGKEPAFVRYPVRVQGMP
- a CDS encoding Transcriptional regulator, IclR family produces the protein MAVFDMFAMEKRDLSNSEIARLLNLPESSCSDLLHTLHEEGYLMRTARTRRFYPTGRLHQIALEIAHNDPLLRAGTEAADLLAEATGETSFVGRLDNGTVRAVAVQQGKHPLRYVLNVGERIALHTSAMGKALLGTQTPEEIARQLRLKPLRKITDSTVTDPYAIAAEVAESRLRGWYQTHSEGGEGMDALAISGMLGKEPLAISLAGPPDRLAKNHDRYLQALRKVGAMTFGTAEPPSSLSDG
- a CDS encoding Oxidoreductase, short-chain dehydrogenase/reductase family — its product is MNLGIRGRVAVVTGGARGIGAETARALAAEGVKLVVSDIDLVAAEAVAGEIRAQGGQAIGVRCNVTDKAEVRDMAAAGVEAFGAVDILVNNAGFNKDRYLTKMAETEWDSVVDVVLKGAFHCSRAVLPGMMERQWGRIVNISSRSVFGNPGQTNYSAAKMGLIGFTRALSLEQAKFGITVNAVAPGFVETELMQANPGYPKLRELALAKNPVGFLGAPDDIASAVTFMASERARYITGVTLYVTGGRFSS
- a CDS encoding Acyl-CoA dehydrogenase — its product is MNFDFTSDQIALRDSVRRYLRNVVSPRIAECEKEKHIPLDLLAGLSEFGYIGGMLPEDAGGLGLDFVTWAMLIEEAGYCWGALRTIVNTTNIFMRLVNGLGTPEQKTHFLEPVLASKKATAVAFSEPNHGSNPAGIEARAENKGDHYLLSGTKLWITNGKAADFLIVMARLQAAEGEGGLSLFLIDKAQTPVEARLVDKMVLKASGTSELFLDGIKLPKSALLGTPGSALKNVAIGLNYGRLNIAMGAVGAAQAALDLSVEYAKTRKQFGKPIGQFQLVQKHIVDMLVRTEAARALGYKAAMSMENGLPSRIECSLAKLYAAEAAHEVAKMAIAVHGGIGYSTEYPLERIFRDTAGGVIPEGTAEIQTLIVGREVLGMSAIA
- a CDS encoding Acyl dehydratase, encoding MDTSTLPAPQAIASLRYHWEDLEPGLSFETSSRTVTEADVVGFAALSADYNRLHVDTQYAAQSPWGTRIAHGMLVASILSGLNTRTVINQLLEPSLIGLLEMTYRFPKPTLIGDTLHGRIEVASCKPTSNPARGIVVFRRQAFNQHGEAVCECDATMMVARRVT
- a CDS encoding Citrate synthase (si), encoding MIRTEIGYTTIDKITVREKDLAKELLGQVDFVDMMMLAILGRMPDEREKKMINLILVTACDHGLTPSAMSARLTYLGAPEAMQAAVAAGLLGAGSVFLGTTQNAAELLINAARDLKDEDGDDAFVACARETIRHAREKKQPIYGVGHPIHIHGDPRIPTLAAVSRDNGCFGKHWRLMYAIERVFRDEMSKNLPMNAVGAIGSIIGDMGLDPLLARGFMLVGRAAGLIGHLYEERQNPIGQQLWDLVLEQDPRNEIPGKRRGAE
- a CDS encoding putative acetyl-CoA synthetase; translation: MKDETQGMMFQNLDLLMEPRSVVVVGASDRPASLGQRALTNLIEHSKFQGELFLVNATKDEVMGRRSYRRVEDLPYAPDLAVVAVPANVANDVLEACGKKGIRFAVVLTSGFGEAGEEGKRLEARMRQIPGETGIRIYGPNCPGLTNTNKGLGFTFSPSFEHDRMTGPIGLVTQGGGLGRTFLQACDRGVGIGLWCSSGNEADLTVSDYIHHMVSMPEIRVIVTLLEGINDPPRFAQAALKAAAHGKPIVALKVGKSEYGIKATQSHTAALSGTAEINSTAFRQLGIIEVDDIDELIDTAALLARGVPKKDARVAVYSFSGGTVALAADMLGLAGLALAEFDPATGAKLRELLPSYAAFDNPVDTTAEILVNPEISFGSLLAVARDPNVDVVLYPIPMEYGATTRAAAENMVKVQAQVDTPIMPVWLSDRLGEGFQIMVAGGLVPVRSLGKAIKALQCWNNFSKRQRGFDADWLPAICTEKHHAEQGVRKVYGESEGKALLAGAGVRVPFGRVARNAQQAVVIAAEIGGAVVAKIASADILHKSDIGGVMVGLRTEAEVRAAWDSIMASAQKACPQADIDGLLIEQMADLKQGVETFIGVHCDPLFGPILTFGLGGIYVELFKDVSRRLLPITPRDAAEMIRETRCHELLKGFRGSPATDIAALEKMLVAVSNFVVQGNHRIQEMDLNPVIVSAAGVMALDAVLITAQPAP